TTCAAAGATGACCCCGACACCAAAACCTGGCTCAAAGACCGCGCTACCCAGGATGATAATCAGTATGTGCGACGTGCTGCAGTTGAAGTATTAGCCGAGAATTTCAAAGATGACCCCGACACCAAAACCATCCTCAAAGACCGCGCTACCCAGGATGATCATGAGGATGTGCGAAGTGCTGCAGTCTCCGCATTAGCCCAGCATTTCAAAGATGACCCCGACACTAAAACCTGGCTCAAAGACCGCGCTACCCAGGATGATGATAAGTATGTGCAGATCGTTGCAGTCCAAGCATTAGCCAAGAATTTCCCCGATGACCCCGACACCAAAACCTTCCTCAAAGACCGCGCTACCCAGGATGATCATGAGTATGTGCAGATCGTTGCACTCCAAGCATTAGCCAAGAATTTCCCCGATGACCCCGACACCAAAACCATCCTCAAAGACCGCGCTACCCAGGATGATTATGAGTATGTGCGAGGTAATGCAGTTTCCGCATTAGCCGAGAAATTCAAAGATGACCCCGACACCAAAACCATCCTCAAAGACCGCGCTACCCAGGATGATTATGAGTATGTGCGAGGTAATGCAGTTTCCGCATTAGCCGAGAAATTCAAAGATGACCCCGACACCAAAACCATCCTCAAAGACCGCGCTACCCAGGATGATTATGAGTATGTGCGAAGTGCTGCAGTCTCCGCATTAGCCGAGAATTTCAAAGATGACCCCGACACCAAAACCATCCTCAAAGACCGCGCTACCCAGGATGATAATTACTATG
The Gloeotrichia echinulata CP02 DNA segment above includes these coding regions:
- a CDS encoding HEAT repeat domain-containing protein; amino-acid sequence: MESPDTKTWLKDRATQDDHEDVRGTAVLALAQHFKGDPDAKTWLKDLATQDDQRYVRGAAVLALADNFKDDPDTKTWLKDRATQDDNQYVRRAAVEVLAENFKDDPDTKTILKDRATQDDHEDVRSAAVSALAQHFKDDPDTKTWLKDRATQDDDKYVQIVAVQALAKNFPDDPDTKTFLKDRATQDDHEYVQIVALQALAKNFPDDPDTKTILKDRATQDDYEYVRGNAVSALAEKFKDDPDTKTILKDRATQDDYEYVRGNAVSALAEKFKDDPDTKTILKDRATQDDYEYVRSAAVSALAENFKDDPDTKTILKDRATQDDNYYVRRAAVSALAENFKDDPDTKTFLKDRATQDDKSGVRGAAVQALGEKFPDDPQLFAIYYNCAVNDPFEGSHDRYKPNPRRVALEIIIKQFPQHPDTLPLLRDRAENDADEVVRGYAEKQLREWENK